The following proteins are encoded in a genomic region of Pagrus major chromosome 16, Pma_NU_1.0:
- the exd1 gene encoding piRNA biogenesis protein EXD1, with translation MAAEDVHFLNIFKGKRIKLTLKTSSYLGVVQRINSNKTLILVDVVSCSDGCNIPGSKLFFGREIVNVELTNEADSGNIHDPALEEHLTVERFQPYRKSITLDDDDDDEEEFINFVVIDEFHEKFGTAVMHIKKQRVIGVGADGVEAYKLGRLCWLQIATKNKVYLFDILLLGARAFKNGLSMILENKHILKVIHDCRAIAGSLIAQFGVKLTNVFDTQVADVMCFYSETGGFLPDRVSTLQEVVSLHLKVPSSQLLSLQMKSQFTKEMWQKRPCPVPLLKVMALSVIHLQPLRLVLLDALMIDYMALVDSYISSSHYEPDELQHISMENVLELPRELKQLEQMRRDRQEWAANHYPTTEQGLLARFNPRTPPETSPAEQEQSQTQAKESFDPAASPSSTQVDPHSSPRSPLTAASVSSVDVHASPDPVAQAPIPASTLDLRKEMSVNGPLSLGVGRGRTEVLMMGRGRSFGKEQSSVPALPTMGRGFLFQISQACKPGESTGDIETPGRLGVAPSCCSHTLTQDVMPQPGHSAANSLPKDTSGLNGDSFTPQFPTSSLLSQSFGSFRY, from the exons ATGGCCGCAGAAGACGTCCACTTCTTGAACATCTTCAAGGGAAAACGCATCAAGCTGACCCTCAAGACTTCATCTTACCTGGGCGTCGTGCAGCGAATCAACTCCAACAAAACCTTGATTCTAGTGGACG ttgttagCTGCAGTGATGGCTGCAACATCCCTGGCTCCAAACTGTTCTTCGGGCGCGAGATTGTGAATG TGGAATTAACCAATGAGGCTGACAGTGG GAATATTCATGACCCCGCACTTGAAGAGCACTTGACTGTGGAGAGGTTTCAGCCCTACAGGAAGAGCATCACTTTGG atgatgatgatgatgatgaggaggagttCATCAACTTTGTAGTCATTGATGAGTTTCACGAGAAGTTTGGAACCGCt GTGATGCACATCAAGAAGCAGCGTGTGATTGGTGTGGGAGCAGATGGGGTCGAGGCCTATAAGCTTGGGAGACTGTGTTGGCTGCAG ATTGCCACCAAAAACAAGGTATACCTGTTTGATATCCTGTTGCTTGGAGCCCGGGCCTTTAAGAATGGTCTTTCCATGATCCTGGAAAATAAGCACATACTGAAG GTCATTCATGACTGCAGAGCCATTGCTGGAAGTCTGATTGCTCAGTTTGGAGTAAAGCTAACCAACGTCTTTGACACTCAG GTAGCAGATGTCATGTGCTTCTACTCAGAGACGGGAGGTTTCCTTCCCGACAGAGTCAGCACTCTGCAGGAGGTGGTGAGTCTCCATCTGAAGGTGCCCTCCTCCCAGCTCTTATCCCTTCAGATGAAGTCACAGTTCACCAAG GAGATGTGGCAGAAGCGGCCCTGTCCGGTCCCCCTGCTTAAAGTGATGGCTCTGTCAGTGATCCACCTTCAGCCCCTCAGACTGGTGCTGCTGGATGCTCTCATGATAGACTACATGGCCCTGGTGGATTCatacatcagcagcagccactACGAACCTGATGAGTTACAGCATATCAGCATG GAGAATGTGTTGGAGTTGCCCAGAGAGCTCAAGCAACTGGAGCAAATGCGTCGTGATCGGCAGGAGTGGGCTGCCAACCACTACCCCACCACAGAGCAGGGCCTGCTGGCTCGCTTCAACCCCCGAACTCCACCCGAGACCTCCCCTGCAGAACAGGAGCAAAGCCAGACACAGGCAAAAGAGTCCTTTGATCCTGCAGCATCACCTTCCTCAACACAAGTGGACCCTCACAGCTCACCCAGGAGCCCTCTGACAGCAGCCAGTGTTTCGTCTGTGGATGTCCATGCCTCCCCTGACCCGGTGGCTCAGGCTCCCATCCCAGCTTCTACTCTAGACCTCAGAAAAGAAATGTCTGTGAACGGTCCCCTGTCTCTAGGTGTAGGCAGAGGCCGCACAGAGGTACTGATGATGGGCAGAGGAAGGTCCTTTGGGAAAGAGCAGTCATCCGTCCCGGCCTTACCCACCATGGGAAGAGGCTTCCTTTTCCAGATATCACAAGCTTGCAAACCCGGAGAGTCCACTGGGGACATAGAAACTCCTGGTAGGTTGGGGGTGGCTCCTTCGTGCTGCAGCCATACTCTTACCCAAGACGTGATGCCCCAGCCTGGACACAGTGCTGCTAACAGCCTGCCAAAAGATACTTCAGGGCTGAATGGAGATAGTTTTACACCCCAGTTCCCCACTTCATCTTTACTCAGCCAGTCATTCGGGTCTTTCAGATATTAA
- the LOC141011057 gene encoding delta-like protein 4 produces MAVWFTSAIVMTIFTQVLGSGVFEIDLHHFQNTKGLLANGLSCGMTGCRTYFRVCLKNFQTVVSPGGCLFGKVATPVLGTDSFSIQQQDARLRLPLNFTWPGAFSLVIEAWHSPAADLPGDTTNPEFLIGSFAIHKQLGIGHEWSQDEPSGTQTELRYSYRFICNDNYYGDTCSKICAPRDDHFGHYTCKADGQIACLPGWKGEYCQEPICLEGCNERNGNCTLPGECKCREGWQGLFCDVCKLHPSCKHGTCKDPWQCTCKEGWGGIFCDQDLNYCTHHKPCTNGATCMNTGQGSYTCACLPGFTGVNCDMEVRECDSQPCRNGGHCLDSENGYRCVCPQGFEGTHCEHRMPTCTDTPCFHGGKCKERDNGHTYICECPAGYTGLNCEKKVDKCTSLQCTNGGHCVIVHGNLPMCSCRSGFTGLRCEININECARNPCANGSTCIDRMSDYTCICPPGYTGHHCDKPTGSCASHPCLNGGTCTTGAKGQPTCICPDHYSGPQCQSNDVPSPGTPSPSVDKLSLAAISLGVGLVAVLVLCCMVVVVIRHVKKQRSKEQDSETMNNLSKGDFQKENLISTLELKNNNKKMDLEGDCPSEKSNHKHINHYHLGYKTSMGYKDELSLLDKDENCEKTIEEKKHLTRMYSERPDCRISTICSSRDSMYQSVFVIAEEKNECIIATEV; encoded by the exons ATGGCCGTTTGGTTCACCTCTGCAATAGTTATGACAATATTCACTCAG GTTCTGGGATCAGGTGTATTCGAGATAGATCTCCATCACTTTCAGAATACTAAAGGTTTGCTGGCAAATGGACTCAGTTGCGGCATGACTGGCTGCAGGACTTATTTCAGGGTTTGTTTGAAGAACTTCCAGACGGTGGTGTCTCCTGGAGGCtgtttatttggcaaagtcgCCACACCTGTTCTGGGCACCGACTCGTTCAGCATCCAGCAGCAGGACGCCAGGCTGCGTCTGCCGCTCAACTTCACCTGGCCG GGTGCTTTCTCATTAGTTATCGAAGCCTGGCATTCTCCTGCAGCGGACCTGCCTGGAG ACACCACCAACCCTGAATTCTTGATTGGCTCTTTTGCCATCCATAAACAGTTGGGAATAGGGCATGAGTGGTCCCAGGATGAGCCGAGCGGGACGCAGACGGAGCTAAGGTACTCATACCGGTTCATCTGCAATGACAATTACTACGGGGACACTTGTTCCAAAATATGCGCTCCGAGAGACGACCATTTTGGCCACTACACCTGCAAGGCTGACGGGCAAATAGCCTGTCTACCGGGATGGAAGGGAGAATACTGCCAAGAAC caatCTGCCTTGAAGGGTGCAATGAAAGGAATGGAAACTGCACACTACCTGGAGAGTGCAA ATGCAGAGAGGGCTGGCAGGGGCTCTTTTGTGATGTGTGTAAACTCCATCCATCCTGTAAACATGGTACCTGTAAAGATCCGTGGCAGTGCACCTGCAAGGAAGGCTGGGGAGGCATCTTTTGTGATCAAG ATCTGAACTACTGCACCCACCACAAACCCTGCACCAACGGGGCCACGTGTATGAACACGGGCCAGGGCAGCTACACCTGCGCCTGCCTGCCGGGCTTCACCGGGGTCAACTGTGACATGGAGGTCAGGGAGTGTGACAGCCAGCCCTGTCGCAACGGAGGCCACTGCCTG GACTCTGAGAACGGCTATAGGTGTGTGTGCCCACAGGGGTTTGAAGGGACACACTGTGAACACAGGATGCCGACCTGCACTGATACACCCTGCTTTCATGGTGGCAAGTGCAAGGAGAGGGACAATGGGCATACATACATATGCGAGTGTCCAGCAGGCTACACTGGACTGAACTGTGAGAAGAAAGTGGATAAATGTACCTCACTGCAATGCACCaatg GTGGACATTGTGTCATTGTCCATGGTAACCTCCCAATGTGCAGCTGTCGCTCAGGCTTCACAGGTCTGCGCTGCGAGATCAACATCAATGAGTGTGCCAGGAACCCCTGCGCAAACGGCTCCACCTGCATAGACCGCATGAGCGACTACACCTGCATCTGTCCTCCAGGGTACACAGGCCACCACTGCGACAAGCCAACAGGCAGCTGTGCCTCTCACCCCTGCCTGAACGGCGGAACCTGCACCACTGGAGCAAAAGGCCAGCCCACCTGCATCTGCCCGGACCATTACAGCGGCCCTCAGTGCCAGTCCAATGATGTGCCCTCACCCGGGACGCCCAGCCCCAGCGTAGACAAGCTGAGCTTGGCAGCCATCAGCTTGGGAGTCGGCCTGGTGGCCGTTCTCGTGCTTTGCTGCATGGTAGTGGTGGTAATACGTCATGTCAAGAAGCAGAGGAGCAAGGAGCAGGACTCGGAGACCATGAACAACCTCTCCAAGGGTGACTTTCAGAAGGAGAACCTCATCTCTACTCTAGAACTCaagaacaacaataaaaagATGGATCTGGAGGGGGACTGTCCGAGTGAAAAGTCtaatcacaaacacatcaacCACTACCACCTGGgctataaaacctccatggggTACAAGGATGAACTGTCGCTTTTGGACAAAGACGAAAACTGTGAAAAGacaatagaagaaaaaaagcatttgacaAGAATGTACAG TGAAAGGCCCGACTGTAGAATATCAACAATATGTTCTTCCAGAGATTCAATGTACCAGTCTGTCTTTGTAAtagcagaggagaaaaatgaatGCATCATTGCAACTGAG GTATAA